One stretch of Eretmochelys imbricata isolate rEreImb1 chromosome 1, rEreImb1.hap1, whole genome shotgun sequence DNA includes these proteins:
- the CDPF1 gene encoding cysteine-rich DPF motif domain-containing protein 1, which produces MDSHKEAQPKGDFECQLCGLTAPYSYYGQKPPNTHSVVLLEESYVMKDPFIPDKDKFLILGSQCSLCNRRVCVGTECSLFYSKRFCLPCVNENLREFPLEIRQDLEKRKSHSKSHPSKKADART; this is translated from the exons ATGGATTCCCACAAAGAAGCCCAGCCGAAAGGAGACTTTGAATGCCAACTATGTGGGCTAACAGCCCCATACAGCTATTATGGGCAGAAACCCCCAAATACTCATTCTGTTGT CCTCCTGGAAGAAAGCTATGTCATGAAAGATCCTTTCATCCCTGACAAGGACAAATTCCTTATCCTTGGATCTCAGTGCAGTTTGTGTAACAGACGGGTGTGTGTGGGCACA gAATGTAGTCTTTTCTACTCAAAAAGGTTCTGCCTCCCCTGCGTTAATGAAAACCTACGGGAGTTTCCTTTGGAAATACGACAAGACTTGGAGAAAAGGAAGTCTCATTCAAAatcccacccctccaaaaaagcAGATGCAAGAACTTAA